In Brevundimonas sp. SGAir0440, one DNA window encodes the following:
- a CDS encoding replication-associated recombination protein A, giving the protein MSDLFEASGILPPDAPLADRLRPRTLDEVVGQDHLLGPGGPIRRMIEAGRLGSMILWGPPGTGKTTIARLLAQAAGYEYQAISAVFSGVADLKKAFEAARMRRAAGQSTLLFVDEIHRFNRAQQDGFLPFVEAGVVTLVGATTENPSFELNGALLSRSQVYVLKRLDDHALDQLLSRAETHMDRTLPLTPEARQAILALADGDGRYLLTMSEVLFDLPDGEKLDVQGLAGVLQRRAPAYDKSREEHYNLISALHKSVRGSDPDAALYWLARMLNGGEDPLYLARRIVRMAVEDIGEADPLSILVANAAKDTYDFLGSPEGELALAQAVVHLATAPKSVGVYEAFKAAKKAAYETGSLMPPAHIRNAPTKLMKSLGYGKGYQYDPDTPEGFSGANFFPDEIDRRTFYKPKGEGHEEKVKARLERWAEMRARLAADASGD; this is encoded by the coding sequence ATGAGCGACCTGTTCGAAGCCTCCGGCATTCTGCCCCCCGACGCCCCTCTGGCCGACCGCCTGCGTCCGCGCACGCTGGACGAGGTGGTGGGGCAGGATCATCTGCTGGGGCCAGGCGGGCCGATCAGGCGCATGATCGAGGCCGGGCGGTTGGGATCGATGATCCTGTGGGGCCCCCCGGGCACGGGCAAGACCACGATTGCGCGGCTGCTGGCCCAGGCCGCGGGCTATGAATATCAGGCGATCAGCGCGGTGTTCTCGGGCGTCGCCGACCTGAAGAAAGCGTTCGAGGCGGCGCGGATGCGGCGTGCGGCGGGACAGAGCACGCTGCTGTTCGTGGATGAGATCCACCGTTTCAACCGCGCCCAGCAGGACGGTTTTTTGCCGTTCGTCGAGGCGGGCGTCGTGACCCTGGTCGGGGCCACGACCGAGAACCCCAGCTTCGAGTTGAACGGCGCCTTGTTGTCGCGCAGTCAGGTCTATGTGCTGAAGCGGCTGGACGATCATGCCCTGGATCAGCTGCTGAGCCGGGCCGAGACGCATATGGACCGGACCCTGCCGCTGACGCCGGAGGCGCGGCAGGCGATTCTAGCCCTGGCCGACGGCGACGGGCGGTATCTGCTGACCATGTCGGAGGTGCTGTTCGACCTGCCGGACGGCGAAAAGCTGGACGTTCAGGGGCTGGCGGGCGTGCTGCAACGCCGGGCGCCCGCCTACGACAAGAGCCGAGAAGAACACTACAACCTCATATCCGCCCTGCATAAATCGGTTCGGGGCTCCGATCCCGACGCGGCGCTCTATTGGCTGGCGCGCATGCTGAACGGGGGGGAGGATCCGCTGTATCTGGCGCGGCGGATCGTGCGGATGGCGGTCGAGGACATTGGCGAGGCCGATCCGCTGTCGATCCTGGTCGCCAACGCGGCCAAGGACACCTACGATTTCTTGGGCAGCCCCGAGGGTGAACTGGCCCTGGCCCAGGCCGTGGTGCATCTGGCCACGGCGCCCAAGTCGGTCGGGGTCTATGAGGCGTTCAAGGCGGCCAAGAAGGCGGCCTATGAGACGGGTTCGCTGATGCCGCCCGCCCATATCCGCAACGCCCCGACCAAGCTGATGAAGTCGCTGGGGTACGGCAAGGGCTATCAATACGACCCCGACACGCCCGAGGGCTTCTCCGGCGCGAACTTCTTCCCCGACGAGATCGACCGTCGCACCTTCTACAAGCCCAAAGGCGAGGGGCACGAGGAGAAGGTCAAGGCGCGTTTGGAGCGCTGGGCCGAGATGCGAGCACGGCTGGCGGCGGACGCGTCCGGCGACTGA
- a CDS encoding RluA family pseudouridine synthase, translated as MTRVPADLSSDDIAAVRSWVIHEDAHVIAFSKPPGLSSQGGRIKAHTLDDLLWAFARSNGKRPELVHRLDRDTSGVILAAKTKPAASFLGKALQMRRFRKQYLALLSAAPEPKAATIDAPLRREEIGRESYMRVVAFDAPGAQGSQSRYRTLAAGPEGAVVELEPLTGRMHQLRVHMAHIGRPLIGDVRYGGALTTSVGPAPRLMLHASKLSFPHPEGGTTTVEAPPPEDFATLRTALGL; from the coding sequence GTGACCCGCGTTCCTGCCGATCTTTCATCCGATGATATCGCCGCCGTCCGGTCGTGGGTGATCCACGAGGATGCGCACGTCATCGCCTTCTCAAAGCCGCCGGGCCTGTCCAGCCAAGGTGGGCGGATCAAGGCGCATACGCTGGACGATCTGCTGTGGGCGTTCGCGCGGTCGAACGGCAAGCGGCCGGAGCTGGTGCATCGGCTGGACCGCGACACCTCGGGCGTGATCCTGGCGGCCAAGACCAAGCCGGCGGCGAGTTTTCTGGGCAAGGCGTTGCAGATGCGGCGGTTCAGGAAACAGTATCTGGCCCTGCTGTCGGCGGCGCCTGAGCCCAAGGCGGCGACCATCGACGCGCCGTTGCGCCGCGAGGAGATCGGGCGCGAGAGTTATATGCGGGTCGTCGCCTTTGACGCGCCGGGCGCGCAAGGGTCGCAGAGCCGCTATCGGACCTTGGCCGCGGGACCGGAAGGGGCCGTGGTCGAGCTGGAGCCGCTGACCGGGCGGATGCACCAGCTTCGTGTCCACATGGCCCATATCGGTCGACCGTTGATCGGGGACGTGCGCTACGGCGGCGCGCTGACCACGTCGGTCGGGCCGGCGCCGCGCCTGATGCTCCACGCTTCCAAACTGAGCTTTCCGCATCCCGAGGGCGGGACGACGACCGTCGAAGCGCCGCCGCCCGAGGATTTCGCGACGCTGAGAACGGCGCTGGGTCTTTAG
- the crcB gene encoding fluoride efflux transporter CrcB — protein MTRFLLVAAGGAIGSMARYGLGLAAGRLAPNAGWPVGTFAANVAGGLLMGLLVGWLAFRGGAQQEMVRLFAAVGVLGGFTTFSSYSLEAAQMIERRQIGLAAAYVIGSVVLAIAALFVGLMVARRAFGVPA, from the coding sequence ATGACACGTTTTCTTCTCGTTGCGGCAGGTGGCGCCATCGGCTCCATGGCGCGCTATGGCCTTGGCCTCGCTGCCGGGCGGCTCGCGCCCAATGCCGGTTGGCCCGTGGGCACCTTCGCCGCCAACGTCGCCGGAGGGCTGCTGATGGGTCTGCTCGTCGGCTGGCTGGCGTTCCGGGGTGGGGCGCAGCAAGAGATGGTGCGCCTGTTCGCCGCCGTCGGCGTGTTGGGCGGGTTCACGACCTTTTCGTCCTATTCGCTGGAAGCGGCGCAGATGATCGAGCGCCGCCAGATCGGCCTGGCCGCCGCCTATGTGATCGGCTCGGTGGTTCTGGCGATCGCGGCCCTGTTCGTCGGGCTGATGGTCGCCCGCCGCGCCTTTGGAGTTCCCGCTTGA
- a CDS encoding RluA family pseudouridine synthase, with translation MTDQPPAADTPKREVLTIYVAEDEDGIRLDRWFRRRWPHLSNIQVQKMARSGQIRVDGARIKPEGRLTAGAAVRVPPIPNDTSRQAGDAHTLSEKDIAFAKSLVLYEDDMVIALNKPHGLAVQGGTKTSRHVDRLLSAWGEGLERPRLVHRLDRDTSGVLLLGKGPEAAKRLAGAFARRQARKTYWAIVIGNPKPYSGQIDMPLKKTGINDFEMMRPAERKDPRAEPAETAFSTISRASHRASWMALRPFTGRTHQLRAHMAGIGHPILGDPKYGDEKSRELSGPLKLQLHARSIELDHPRGGVLKVTAPLSPEMKAGFAHFGFSEDEAEDDPFLGVKRIR, from the coding sequence TTGACCGATCAGCCGCCCGCAGCAGATACGCCCAAGCGCGAAGTCCTGACGATCTATGTCGCCGAGGACGAGGACGGCATCCGGCTGGATCGTTGGTTCCGCCGGCGCTGGCCGCACCTGTCCAACATCCAGGTGCAGAAGATGGCCCGCAGCGGTCAAATCCGCGTGGACGGCGCCCGTATCAAACCCGAAGGCCGGCTGACCGCCGGCGCCGCCGTGCGCGTGCCGCCGATCCCCAACGACACTTCTCGCCAGGCGGGCGACGCCCACACCTTGTCCGAAAAGGACATCGCCTTCGCCAAGTCGCTGGTCCTGTACGAAGACGACATGGTCATCGCCTTGAACAAGCCGCATGGCCTGGCGGTGCAGGGCGGGACCAAGACGAGCCGTCACGTGGACCGTCTGCTGTCGGCCTGGGGCGAGGGATTGGAGCGGCCGCGACTGGTCCACCGGCTGGACCGCGACACCTCGGGCGTTCTGCTGCTGGGCAAGGGGCCGGAGGCGGCCAAGCGATTGGCGGGCGCCTTTGCGCGGCGGCAGGCCAGGAAGACCTATTGGGCCATCGTCATCGGCAATCCGAAACCCTATTCGGGCCAGATCGACATGCCGCTGAAGAAGACCGGCATCAACGACTTCGAGATGATGCGCCCGGCCGAACGCAAGGACCCACGCGCCGAACCGGCCGAGACGGCGTTCTCGACCATCAGCCGCGCCTCGCACCGGGCGTCATGGATGGCCCTGCGCCCCTTCACCGGACGGACGCACCAGCTGCGCGCCCATATGGCGGGCATCGGCCACCCCATTTTGGGCGATCCGAAATACGGCGACGAGAAATCGCGCGAACTGTCGGGCCCGCTGAAGCTGCAACTGCACGCCCGCAGCATCGAACTGGACCACCCGCGCGGCGGCGTTCTCAAGGTCACCGCTCCTTTGAGCCCCGAGATGAAAGCCGGCTTCGCCCACTTCGGCTTTTCCGAGGACGAGGCCGAAGACGATCCGTTCCTGGGCGTGAAGCGAATCCGGTGA
- a CDS encoding putative 2OG-Fe(II) oxygenase produces the protein MTSGLQAQVWQATVERAKALAAAGRLNAALDMLAPIAQQADAPWQALSVQADLMKRAGRLDDSAALSQRLVAVRPQSVPAWHNLASTLGDLGRAAGAEVACRAAMSIGGDAPETWLVLARALQAQSRFDEAEDAYRQALLRRPGYGDALRDLSQLIWMRDADLETACAPLDAAIAVSPTTPLLRQIKAKLLEYAGQGERAYHTLVAGPLDGPGELAAAQACLTRDPSRALDHANRAAALAGGEVAAIMVTQAECLLALGQAKAALATIEALRAREPLNQHVLAFQATAWRMLGDPRYRDLYDYDAFVRPYRLEAPEGWASLEAYLVDLAKALHDLHTLKTHPVGQSLRGGSQTSASLTQSDDPAIRAFFQVIDKPIRDYMAALGRGDDPLRARNTGHYRIQGSWSVRLRPNGFHADHIHSNGWLSSACHIELPPAVQGEGREGWLRFGAPPGLPSLAAEHYVQPQPGTLVLFPSYMWHGTQPFGGEASRLTLAFDVVPA, from the coding sequence GTGACGTCGGGCCTCCAAGCGCAGGTTTGGCAGGCTACGGTCGAAAGGGCCAAGGCTCTGGCCGCCGCCGGGCGGCTGAACGCGGCCTTGGATATGCTGGCGCCGATAGCGCAGCAGGCCGATGCGCCGTGGCAGGCCTTGTCAGTGCAGGCCGATCTGATGAAGCGGGCGGGGCGTCTGGACGACAGTGCGGCGCTATCGCAGCGCCTCGTCGCCGTTCGGCCGCAGAGCGTGCCGGCGTGGCATAATCTGGCGTCCACCCTCGGCGATCTTGGGCGGGCGGCCGGGGCCGAGGTCGCCTGTCGCGCCGCCATGTCGATCGGCGGCGATGCGCCCGAAACCTGGCTGGTGCTGGCGCGGGCGTTGCAAGCGCAAAGCCGGTTCGACGAGGCCGAGGACGCCTATCGTCAGGCGCTGCTGCGGCGGCCCGGCTATGGCGACGCGCTGCGCGATCTCAGCCAGTTGATCTGGATGCGGGATGCCGATCTGGAAACCGCCTGCGCGCCGCTGGACGCCGCCATCGCCGTTTCGCCAACGACGCCTTTGCTGCGCCAGATCAAGGCGAAGCTGCTGGAATATGCAGGGCAGGGCGAGCGGGCCTACCACACCCTGGTCGCCGGGCCGCTGGATGGGCCGGGGGAACTGGCGGCGGCGCAGGCGTGCCTGACGCGGGACCCGAGCCGGGCGCTGGACCACGCGAACCGGGCGGCGGCTCTGGCCGGCGGCGAGGTCGCGGCGATCATGGTGACGCAGGCCGAATGCCTGCTGGCGCTGGGGCAGGCTAAGGCGGCGCTCGCTACCATTGAAGCGCTTAGGGCGCGCGAGCCGCTGAACCAGCATGTGCTGGCCTTTCAGGCGACGGCGTGGCGGATGCTGGGCGACCCTCGATACCGTGATCTTTATGACTACGACGCCTTCGTGCGGCCGTATCGGCTGGAGGCGCCGGAAGGGTGGGCGTCGCTGGAGGCCTATCTGGTCGATCTGGCGAAGGCGCTGCACGATCTGCACACATTGAAGACCCATCCGGTAGGCCAGTCGCTGCGCGGCGGATCGCAGACCAGCGCGTCTCTGACCCAAAGCGACGATCCGGCCATTCGCGCCTTCTTCCAGGTCATCGACAAGCCGATTCGCGACTATATGGCGGCGTTGGGCCGGGGCGACGACCCGCTGAGAGCACGCAATACGGGCCACTATCGCATCCAGGGCAGTTGGTCGGTGCGGTTGAGGCCGAACGGATTTCACGCCGACCATATTCATTCGAACGGCTGGCTGTCCTCGGCCTGCCATATCGAACTGCCGCCGGCGGTGCAGGGTGAGGGGCGCGAGGGCTGGTTGCGGTTCGGTGCGCCGCCCGGCCTGCCGAGCTTGGCGGCCGAACACTATGTGCAGCCCCAACCCGGCACGTTGGTGCTGTTTCCTTCCTATATGTGGCATGGCACCCAGCCGTTCGGCGGCGAGGCGTCGCGTCTGACGCTGGCGTTCGACGTCGTGCCGGCCTGA
- a CDS encoding ATP12 family chaperone protein — MTDQPAPHRPRFVEQSPDRISRFWTEAGVGPHADGGWAVLLDGRAPKTPAKAPLVLPNQAAAQLVADEWAAQGQFLDPSTMPATRLASTAIDRIGQARDAVADEIAAYAGSDVVCYLAEHPTPLVERQAREWGPWRDWAAREMGVVLEPVEGIVHRQQSPDAIAKVKAYALSLDDFRLTGLATAVPLLGSAVLALAVEQGALDGGAAFDLSRIDELFQEEQWGVDAEAAERTEARRAEAQLLDRWFRALD, encoded by the coding sequence ATGACCGATCAACCCGCCCCGCATCGCCCGCGTTTCGTCGAACAGTCGCCGGATCGCATCTCGCGTTTCTGGACCGAGGCGGGCGTCGGGCCGCATGCAGACGGGGGCTGGGCCGTGCTGTTAGATGGCCGTGCGCCCAAGACCCCGGCCAAAGCGCCGCTGGTTCTGCCGAACCAGGCTGCGGCGCAGTTGGTCGCGGACGAATGGGCGGCGCAAGGGCAGTTTCTGGATCCGTCGACCATGCCGGCGACGCGCTTGGCCTCGACCGCGATCGACCGGATCGGTCAGGCGCGCGATGCGGTGGCGGACGAGATCGCCGCCTATGCCGGATCGGACGTGGTCTGCTATCTGGCTGAGCATCCGACGCCGCTGGTCGAACGGCAGGCGCGGGAGTGGGGTCCGTGGCGCGATTGGGCCGCGCGCGAGATGGGTGTGGTGCTGGAGCCGGTTGAAGGCATCGTGCATCGGCAGCAGTCCCCTGACGCCATCGCAAAGGTGAAAGCGTATGCCCTGTCGCTGGACGATTTCCGCCTGACCGGTCTGGCGACGGCCGTGCCGCTGTTGGGGTCGGCTGTACTGGCCTTGGCGGTGGAGCAGGGGGCGTTGGATGGCGGGGCGGCGTTCGACCTGTCGCGGATCGACGAGCTGTTTCAGGAAGAACAGTGGGGCGTGGACGCCGAGGCCGCCGAACGCACCGAGGCGCGCCGTGCGGAGGCCCAACTGCTGGACCGGTGGTTCAGAGCGCTTGATTAG
- a CDS encoding pseudouridine synthase — translation MAFTRTYDGDEPVRVNKWLGQTGVCSRREADTLIANGLVSIDGETISDAGRKIQPGETLTLNDTAQAALATGMTLVLHKPVGYVSGQPDPGKIPAVRLLKTPNRIGEGDTPARDASLPPIGRLDEDSRGLLLLSSDGVVAKAVIGPASELDKEYLVVVEGQITEGNLSKLRHGLSLNDKPLKPARVTQTGPQSLRFILTEGKYRQIRRMCELVGLEVVDLYRIRIGPLELGDLPEGRWRHLTNQERAMLIAASTTPPAP, via the coding sequence ATGGCCTTCACCCGCACCTATGACGGCGACGAACCCGTTCGCGTGAACAAGTGGCTGGGCCAGACCGGCGTCTGTTCGCGGCGCGAGGCTGATACCCTAATCGCCAATGGTCTGGTCTCCATCGATGGCGAGACGATCAGCGACGCCGGCCGAAAGATTCAACCCGGCGAAACCCTGACCCTGAACGACACCGCCCAGGCGGCCTTGGCGACGGGCATGACGCTGGTGCTGCACAAGCCGGTAGGTTACGTCTCGGGCCAGCCCGATCCCGGCAAGATCCCGGCCGTGCGATTGCTGAAGACGCCCAATCGTATCGGCGAGGGCGACACGCCTGCCCGCGACGCCTCTCTTCCCCCGATCGGTCGATTGGACGAAGATTCGCGCGGCCTGCTGCTGCTGTCATCGGACGGCGTCGTCGCCAAGGCGGTGATCGGCCCGGCGTCCGAACTGGACAAAGAATATCTGGTCGTCGTCGAAGGCCAGATCACCGAAGGCAATCTCAGCAAGCTGCGCCACGGCCTGTCGCTGAACGACAAGCCGCTAAAGCCCGCCCGCGTCACCCAGACGGGTCCGCAAAGCCTGCGTTTTATCCTGACGGAGGGCAAGTATCGCCAGATCCGCCGCATGTGCGAACTGGTCGGTCTGGAGGTCGTGGATCTGTATCGCATCCGCATCGGCCCGCTGGAGCTGGGCGACCTGCCTGAAGGCCGCTGGCGTCACCTGACCAATCAGGAACGTGCCATGCTGATCGCGGCCTCGACGACGCCGCCAGCGCCCTAA
- a CDS encoding DUF938 domain-containing protein gives MQTLDSLTVLPDGALTSPAARRNAEAILRVLRAHLPARGSVLEIASGSGEHAAAFAAALPDLHWTPSDPSDQARDSIAAWSRQLAASNLNPPLALDAGDPMTWSTETFDALYCANMTHISPWSATEGLMDLAGRVLRRPGGLLALYGPYREFEVPLAESNAVFDASLKARNVDWGLRDREMVEALARSHGLAATLRVQMPANNLILLFRAV, from the coding sequence GTGCAAACACTGGATTCGCTCACTGTCCTGCCTGACGGCGCGCTTACCTCGCCGGCCGCGCGCCGAAACGCCGAGGCGATTCTTCGCGTGCTCCGCGCCCATCTGCCGGCGCGTGGATCGGTGCTCGAGATCGCGTCCGGATCGGGCGAACACGCCGCCGCCTTCGCCGCCGCCCTGCCGGATCTCCATTGGACGCCTAGCGACCCCAGCGACCAGGCCCGCGACAGCATCGCCGCCTGGAGCCGCCAACTCGCTGCGTCGAACCTGAACCCGCCGCTGGCCCTCGACGCCGGCGACCCGATGACTTGGTCGACCGAGACGTTCGACGCTCTCTATTGTGCGAACATGACGCACATCAGCCCCTGGTCGGCGACCGAGGGGCTGATGGATCTGGCCGGTCGGGTCTTGAGACGCCCCGGCGGCCTGCTGGCGCTTTATGGCCCCTACCGCGAGTTCGAGGTTCCGCTGGCGGAGTCGAACGCGGTCTTCGACGCCAGTCTGAAGGCGCGAAACGTAGACTGGGGTTTGCGTGATCGCGAAATGGTCGAGGCCCTCGCACGCTCGCATGGCCTTGCGGCCACGCTGCGGGTTCAGATGCCGGCGAACAACCTGATCCTGCTGTTTCGCGCCGTCTGA